The Oncorhynchus clarkii lewisi isolate Uvic-CL-2024 chromosome 12, UVic_Ocla_1.0, whole genome shotgun sequence genome segment gctgagaatgttccaaagccaagcaactatcctgcaccattcccagaaagttgtgggaaggttgcaTGCAAAAATAACCACAAGACAATCATGCTCTCGCCAAGCTCTGAGAAACATattgttctcagaacgttatgtgctagctgggtagatTATAGCACTAGTGACTTGTGCACCTAATTCTGTCATGTGAACAAATACAAATTGACACACTCATTTCGCTCAACATGATAAATTATTTAGGTTGAAGTTAAAGTTAAAAACAAAAGTTAAGATACAAAGGTCCATGTGCACTCAACGAGCTAACACATAGGCCTATAGGCTAGGCCTAAATAAAACCACAACATCAACTAGGCCTATATGCGCATAGGCTTACTGTGGAACCCCTAAAACAAATAAATTGAGCATAATGTCTGCCTTGGTTTATGTAATTAGTTGAATGATATATATACATAGGAAATCATtatctgtctctgtgtgggtTTAAACCTTTTGCATTCCAAATACTTAAAATATGGAGTAGCAGTAGCCTATATGTAGCCTACCAAATGTGTTACTGAAAAAATAATAtttgcaaaatagtgttttttctgTTACTTTATTTCAGCAACTGCGGTCAGACTGTACACTAATTGGCTATTACCATTGCTCAAACACAGCCTTAAGTACAACGTTCTTGATCGGGGAATTGCAGACACAAACACTCAGAATTGGCCTCGTGATTGTGTGGGTTATATTGGTAGGCATAAACTATAGGTGTTGGGACCTTACCATCAACCAACTCTATAGGCATATGATATTCACTGTAAAAAAATGAATCGTGATTAAGTATTGGCCTATTGGTTGTCATGGTTGTATTTTTTCCTTCTGCAAATGACGAAGTTTCTTTAACATTCGAACTTGACTGGTAGAAAAGCCTAGCATTTAGTGAATCGTGTGAAATTATATTCCACAGTTTAAGTAGGCTATGAATGTTTGCCATGGAAATATGTCACAAGAAAGTAGGCCTATATCCACCTTCAACAAGAAAAGATACAttctataaaataaaataaaatcaacaaTGCCTTTCACTTACCTGGCCTTACTGTTTAGTCTATTAGTCTATGATTGGTCTAGCCTCACTATTGCCGTGTTAATGTTGGTTTTATAACTTCTCAATACCAAAAGTCCGCGGGCCATTCTGGTGGTTTTTGATAGTTCTAAAAGGTTATGGCATACAAAACTACTAAATACCAAACACCTTTCAGTGGACTCAGCCAGACACACCATTATCGACACCTACGGTGTGTAGGCCTACGTTCCATTCTCCACTTCTTCTCCCCTAATCGTTTGAATGATCTGTAAATGTCATATAATGTAAATACAATTGCAGCATACCACTGAAAATGTATTGTTAAAAGTTAAAACAACGTTTAGTAATATATTACGTGTGACTACATGTTTTCAAAATAAGATAATCATATAATTTTCTTCAATACAAACAAGTGACAATTCGTTCAAAATTAGATAAAATGCTAAACAGAAAGAAAATAACAGGAAGGAAATATAATGTGAAAACATATTGCATTATAGCGTTTATGAGGGTAAAATTATGAAGAGTCTCACCATTGTGACAGAGGTCCGGTGTATTCAGCTGAAGTTTGAATGTTTTAAGCTGGGTTTGAGTCAGGGAAACTCTTCATTCATTAATTAAGAATCTGcattgaaataaataattatagcCAAACTATCGCCGATATGTGGCAAGTGCAGGAAATCCGAAGTTAAAGATCTACCATGGACTGCAGCCTTAGAGGGAATACAGAGGGGATTGGAGCACGCTGTTTGAAGATTTGGTGTTAAATATGAAGTGACAGGAAAGGGTTCTTGTTGTGGGACGCCAGCAGACTGGCGCCAAGCGCTCCTTAACAAACGTAGTCCAACTCAATCAAGGATCAGCACAAGGACTTCTTAAAGGTATACACAATGGTATTTCGAGAAAGTTATATTGCTACACAGGAATCACACACAACCTTTGGTACCCGATAGTATGAAGTTTGACAATATCACCCGGTTGCATCTTGCAAAATGCACGTGCCATGTCTGATGAGCAGTAGCCTATTGAGATTCCCTACAAACGTTCTCGCATAGCCTACCATTGTCTACTCATGAACCCTTGCCGCTATAAATAATATGATATGGTATGGTTTCGAATAGTCAATCATTTTTCTGTCATttttgcatacattttacatttaatgTATGGTACAGAACTTTGCTGAAAAAGTAGGGTATAATGCTTCCGTAGATTTGAAATAATAATGCAAAATAGAAGGCCTATCCTTATCTTAAATCCATCTGTTTTGAAGATGTAAGACATTCCGTTCAATTTGATAACTCCTGAATAACTCCTCCAAGGTATAAGGAGTTCGCCTCAGCTCAGTTTTAACCGGATGTAGCTCTTCaaatctctcttctttctctaatCTTTTTTTGATATGGCATCTGGAGGAAATGTTCGACAACAGGGATATGGTTCCATGAAACTAATGTATTTACTTGTAAATGATAGGCTAAATGTCTAGCTgttaaaataataaatgtttatGTTTTGATAGGCACATATCAATAGATGGTTATGAATGTTAACATAGCCTAGCATAACGTTATAAAAGTGCATCAAACAGCGCAGCAAAACACGCCAAAAGTAGAAGTATTTTAAACACACAGACGAATTCTAAACCAGGTATCATGGCGTTGTGCAGTAGCCTAGTCTGTTTACCAGCCAGCGCAGAGAGACATTCGTTTCTAGGCCTACAAAATGTTTTGTATGAATAAAAGCTGGGGTTTTATAAGCTCAATCATTAGTATAAATACCATTATTTCAAGTGAGGCTTTTCTGAACGAATAATTTGAAGCTGTCGATATTCGAGATAGGATGTATAGTCAAGATCTTGCGTGGAGTGAAGGCTTCACAAAACGACTAAGCAGACGGAGGATCCGTCCTCTTCACCAGCCATGCAGCAAAAGCCAGCTGGTATTCCTTTCGAAGTTTGGGGGAGGGATATCCAGATCTTTACTCAGTCATTGGTTCATATTTTATTCTATTAACATGTTTCTTGCAACTAATGCTTCCGACACCTTTTAGCCCCCCCTACCGATCTTGGCCGGAGCTCTCGAAACCACGCCTATAGGGCTCCACAATTGGTCCACAAAGCGTAAAATCGGCAATCAAGCGGGCTTGGCTCATTAGTGTCGGGACCCAGGGAGGAGGGACATGTAAAGACAGTCACAATTCCAAAGTGGTCAGAGCAAGACCTCTCAATTTGAACTCAGTACATAGAACTATATCCGAGTAAAGAGTGATTTTATTTTTCCGAAAGTTACTTGAGTGGATAAGAAGTGAAGCCCAGCTCTGCTCTCGAAGTGCCGATGCCGTCTCTTTGACGGATATTATCACGGTGCTGTGTGGGAACAGAGCATCAGGAGTAGCAGTGCACTCATTTCCTCCCTCGGTCTGTTGGAGACGTCTGAGATCCATTCGCTCTTGTTTACGCACGCGAAACTACTTTTATATTTCTGCTCAAATACGACATCTGTCATTTGGATACACACACCAATACTTCTACTGAGAGTGGACATAATATCATATAATAATTTTACATCGATTTTTTGGATGCACCGATGAGAGATCCAGTTTACACAGGGACTGCCATGGCTTATCACCCTTTCCACGCTCACCGGCCGGCCGACTTTCCTATGTCAGCCTTCCTTGCAGCTGCACAGCCTTCCTTCTTTCATGGACTTACGCTGTCTCACGGCGCTCTTTCCAAACCCCTAACCGACCATGCTCTCTCTGGAGCCGCGGAAGCGGGACTCCACGCGGCGTTGGGTCATCACCACCAAGCAGCTCATCTCCGCTCCCTCAAGAGCTTGGAGccggaggaagaggtggaggacgACCCAAAAGTCACTCTGGAGGCCAAAGATTTATGGGACCAATTTCACAAAATAGGAACCGAGATGGTTATTACGAAATCAGGAAGGTAAGGACCTTTATTTACTGTTACGTGTGCATATTATAGGCGATCTTATAATCATGCACTGCCGCGTAAGTTAATTTTATTAGGAAATGGTCATAAatggcatacatacatacatacatacatacatacatacatacatacatacatacatacatacatacatacatacatacatacatacatatgagtgatgtagtgtatgtatatatatatatatatatatatatatatatatatacatacactatatatatatatatatattatttcccatgtaatatatatatatatatattgtataaacACTAGGCTATGGCATAGTGTGTATACATTGGGCCTATAGAGGTGGGCCAAACATGAGAAATAGACTAATTAccaaattcaatcaatcaatcaaccaatgcATTCATGTGTCGAAACAAATGTGCTTGAAGAGGGAAAAGGTTAAGTGGTTTGGTTAGGTTATAGAACTTTTGTGTTGAATTCAAAGGCCTAGCCTTAGAAGTGTTGGTGTAGCCTACATCCCGCTTGGTTTCCTCAGTGTTTTTGATCATCGTTATTACTCTCGTTTTACTCTATTGCAGGAGGATGTTTCCTCCATTCAAAGTCCGCGTCAATGGCGTTGATAAGAAAGCCAAGTATATCCTCCTTATGGATATAGTCTCTGCTGACGACTGCCGCTACAAGTTCCACAACTCGCGTTGGATGGTAGCTGGGAAAGCCGACCCGGAGATGCCCAAACGAATGTATATCCACCCGGACAGCCCTGCCACAGGAGAGCAGTGGATGGCGAAGCCTGTTGCTTTTAATAAACTGAAGTTGACGAATAATATATCGGATAAGCATGGATTTGTAAGTATTTTGTTGATTTAATTTGATGATGTGTCGATTAAATATATGAATTAGGCTTTTTAGTAAAACTAACCTCGGCTATTGAAAAGGGTCCAATAGTGATATTCCTATCAGGCCATGTTATAGacgcaatcaatcaatcaatgcatATTATATTGACGTACGTATGCATAGAATAATACATATGTAATGTCGTTGAAGGGTATAACATCAGTTTATccgttttttaacctttattgataaacaacaacaatgcCTAGAATATCACACAAATATGTGTTGCACTGTATTAATCCACCATGCATCTCCAAAATCCGTTTTAAGGCTCAACAACAGTGGTtgagatgtttatttttttaagtattaCATTCGTGGTATGTTTTGGTGCGTGTCAAAGTATGGGATGAAATCAAGTATAGCGTAGAACCATGTCAAAGACAAGAGGACATACTTTTTCTCTTGTGTTGATTTTGTGAGCCTCTTCAGACGACCTTATGCTTCTAGTTCAACCATTTTTAGTACGACGCTATGCATTGAGCTCAAGAGGAAAATGCATAGATGTTTGATCCCAACGTGTTTCATTTAAGTGCAATTTGGACAGTAATATTGCAAGAAGGACACGTGGAAATGTTAGCAGATACTCGCTCAATGCTTACATGCAAGAGCAATAACAACTAAGTATCCCAAATGCTTTCCAATGGGTTATTTCCCATGTCGCCATATAGGCCAGTGCTCTGAATATGATTTGAAAACAGTTTTGATTTTACGGTATTGTGATAAAGTCATTCAGTTATTGATGCCTGCTATTGTCGTTTTTCTCATGTCTGGTGCAGGTTATGCAAATCCAAATTATGCAAGCATTACATAACCATGTTTAGGCTATGTCTTTATGAAAAGTTATTGACACATTTTAAGATATGTTGCAAATGgtgtaaaatattttttgaaaagTTTATATAAATGCATAATCCCACGTATCCGTGTTATATAGGCCTGGCAACATGTAATAACAACAGCAATAGGCGAATGATAAGGTATGATCATAATTGTGATACATTCTTACAAATAACAAGTTCCACAATAGAAGCAGGATGGTAGACACATACTCGGCCCCAATGCAAAACATTCTCGTCAGTCTTTATTGTCAGTAGGCTTATAAACTCTCGAAATAGTTGACCAACTTTTGTCATAGGCCTACGTTTGTTAATTAAGTAAAATCATGGTTTAAGGAAATCATCGGCCTTTACAAATTAATAATGCATAATTAAACACGGTGTGTGTCTTTCTTTAGTGGGATGTATACATTTCCTGCCATAACACAAGAATATATTGGCATCATCTCAGTTCAAACCAAAACGTTTGATCAGCATGATCACCTTATAACATATTTTATGTTTCTTTGCATCCTCAGACTATCCTGAATTCGATGCATAAATACCAACCCAGGTTTCATATCGTGAGGGCCAACGACATTCTGAAGCTCCCTTACAGCACCTTCcgcacatatgtttttccagagACAGATTTTATCGGTGTCACTGCATATCAGAATGACAAGGTAAGCTTCcctagaaagtgtgtgtgtgtgtgtgtgtgtgtgtgcgtgttgtttCATGGTTCTCAAAAATCGAATTATAATGGGGATATCATATGTTTTAAACATTTGTACCAGTCTGTTATCTGGACTTCGTTGGAATTTTTACTTAATAACCTATATTATGTTGATGTTAATTAGAATACATGTTGAAAGTGGCCTGGTGGCTTGATGGTAAGCTTGTTTAAAGTTTATGATACAGAGTCACAATCGATTAGAAGGCACTTATCTTCACAATGTCCTCAGGCATGGAGAATCCAAAGCGGTTCTGAACAATCAAAGCATGAAATCCACAAAGGCAAAGCATTAACACAGCTTGGAAAGACTCAAAAGGACAGACGAAAATTAATATATGAACGGATAGTATTGTTCCTAAATGAACAAGGCCACTTAGGCCAGTATAGGTGTGCAATGAATTATTAAAAAGTAGCATTCAGTATTTGAGAAAATTACATAAGCGTATACTAGTCGAAATGTTAGGCATATAACTTTCCTTTAAGAATAATTATGAATAATTGATCAGGTTTCGTAATTACACGTCATCAACAGAGATGCTTGTCTTGCCTCTCCAGAGTGCACGAGCTAACAAACGCAGCAGTCCCCAGCACCACACACTTGCTATTGTCACTTACAGTTAATATTCCATCAATAACGCCTGTTGAATCAATGGAATTACTATTATGTGTGGTAGTAGGCCAAGCAATTTAAGAATAGTTCCACGGTGCTTTTCCATGTAATGCATTTAACTATTTTAAGGATACCATTGTTGATTGCCATGCACTCTCGTTTTCTCTACAGATCACACAGCTCAAAATTGATCACAACCCCTTTGCCAAAGGGTTCAGAGACACGGGAAATGGACGACGAGAAAAGAGGTATTTTATTTTCTTCTATGTTGAATTGAGAAAAATATGACCCTGAAAATATGATCATGAGTTTAAATAAATGTCTCATTAGGACAACACTAATTAGCAGACTGAGAAATACTGTGTAGTAGACTGCTTGCATGATCAAAACTTATTCAATCACACAATACAGATGCATTAACTAATCTCAGTTCGGTCTGCAGGAAGCAGTTAACCCTTCCATCGCTGCGCATGTATGAAAACCGGGAACTCAAAGGGGACCGGGACTGTGCCGACTCGGATGACTCCTCCTGTGAACAAACCACTGGAAGGGATTCGGTTCATTCTACGCTTGGACCTGTTACCAGTCCACTGAGGTTCAACCGAACCAGTCGAGGTAAGTCTTCTCATTAAGCACGTGTTTCCATTCATTTGCATGTCCACTAATTGGTCCTTTTGTAGATGTCAGTAATTTAATAAGGCTTGATAAATAAAAATGGGCACAAACCAAAAGGTGTGTTGTTATTATGTGTCATTAAGCTGAGCAGAATGTTTTCTGGATGATTTACAATTGGATGAGTTTGAAAAAATAACTATATTTGTTAGAGAAGATAAGAAGAAAAAAGAACAGAGGATAAATGGAGAAATATGCTCGCTGTGTGATCTTAGTTGCGATAGGCTATTGGTTTAGGGACAAGTTATAAACCTTCGGTAGAACAGGAATAACAATAGCATACAGGATTATGTCTTTATCCACCGTATGCTATTTCACGTATCCAGGggcacaactttggttttagaagtgaggGGGacataacatttttttattttattttttattttttattcagtgggataaacactccaaacgtCCTACCCGACCTCTTGGAGGCGtacgcatggtcctaaagcaaaCCATTGCCTCGTTTGTATCACATTCAAATAATAAAACtgtgggcgggggggggggggggggtaagttaaatttcagaatgtggggggggcaTGTTTCCCCTGTCCcaagtgaaagttgcgcccctgcacGTATCCATTGCTCTATAAAACATGTAGGTTAGGCCTCGTGCATCAGCGTGACAAATGCGCCATCTACTGACAGGTTCATAAAACATTCAGTCCCTTGATTACTGTAGTATGCATGGTATTCAGATCTTTATTCGATAGTTACGCATTAGATAAGCAACCAAGCACTAAATGATGGCCTAGTTCAACTGCGGAAGCTTTATAGAACGACTTTAAACAAAACGTATGCCAATCTTACCAATGAACCATGCATTTTTATGCGCAGAAGAGAAGTGGTTAGGAAATGAATGTTAGCACAAAATCACGACTCCTTCCTTGAAATAATATATACGATAATGCCACGCATGTGTTGGTTGTGATTTTAAATGGTTGTAGCACACTGGAAGCTATGCGCAGGCTACTCACATAGCCTATAGTTATTTTTGCTTTGCGTCATATGAGTAGCCTATAAATTACTGTAGGGGTTTTAATCACATTATGTTATTTTCTATAATTTCATTTCGATATTTTAATGGAAGTGTGGAATAATGTTTTACAGACGACAAGAACTGCACTGATAGCGATCAGGAGCTTGACCCACAAGAGGAGCGCTCCATCGCAGCCAGTAGCCCCCGGCCTGAACCAACCTCTCCTTTCAGTCCTAAAGGCGATGACAGCGTGAGAGATAGGCCGCTGCTGGAAAAGAAGAGCGACTACCTGGATTCAAGGAAAGAGAGCGACTCTGTATTCAGTATTCGAAATCTTGAAAAGGACAAGTTAGATCATAAGCACCGCAAAGAGACGGAACCTACAAAGAACGACACGGAAAGTGGGGGCATCAGTGGGGTGAACAATGGGTTTTCTCCTTTGATGGTACAGACGGAGAGCCCATCACACTTCAGCGCGAGTCACCTGCAGAGTCTGGCCCTTTCCGGTTTGCACAGTCAACAGTTCTTTAACCCTTTGAATATGGGACAAATGTTGTTCCACCCCGGACAGTTTTCGATGGCACCAGGGGCATTCTCCAACATGGGCATGGGGCATCTGTTGGCCACTATGTCCGGAGCTAATGGCCTGGAAAACGGAGGTCTCTCCTCTCAAAGTGCGGGCCCTAGTCCCTTCCCGTTCCACCTGTCACAGCACATGCTAGCGTCTCAGGTAAACATTTACTTCAACTCTAATATAAGCTACAGAGGCTACATGGCCTAATAATAGTAATATCTTCTTAACAACAAATTAGCCTACATTATGTAGCCTATGTCAATCAAATTAATTtgtaaagcccttcttacatcagctgatgtcacaaagtgctgtacagaaacccagcctaaaaccccaaacagcaagcaataatgcaggcgtagaagcacatttatttgtatttttttattcagtgagataaacactccaaacgaCCTACCCGACCTCTCGAAGGCtacacatggtcctaaagcaaaCCATTGCCTccttttgtatcacattccaataaTAAAACTGGGGTGATAAACACTATAGTCTATTTCTATACGTTTTCCTTCACAAACTTCTgcaattaaaacatatttttagaatcACTTTCAAGTGCATTCATAATAAATTATTTCAGTAATCCTATGATCAATTTAATGTAGGTTTATGACTATATAGTTTCACTAGAGAATGACTAAAGGCTACTTTATTGGGCTATTCGAAACAAAATTGGGATCTTGTGCATGCTTTTTTCGATTTAATTGAGAACATGATAATATACTTTTTTATTATGAATAGACATAGGGCTACTTTTTGTAATCGTATTAGATGAGAATATTTTAATAGCCTATACCACAGTTGTCGTCTAAACatcatagacagagagacaaaaatgCAACTACGAATCCAAGAAGCACGACAGGCCTGGAATTCTGTTTGTATAGCATTTGTACATGTATAATAACGCCATTATTTTTTCAACACAGGGAATTTCGATTCCACCTTTTGGAGGACTGTTCCCGTATCCATACAACTACATGGCAGCTGCTGCTGCGGCCTCGGCCCTCCCCAACTGCACCGCAGCCTCCACATTGGGCAGAAACCATTTCCTTACCACCTCCCGACAACGGCTGCGATTCAACCCTTATCAGATGCCCACGTCTGTTCCTCCAAGCACTAACCTGCTCACCACAGGGCTGCCGGGCAGTTTAAACGCAGCATCCGACCTGTCCAAATCAGGCAGCAGAGAAACAAGTCCTGTATCCGAGCACCACAGCCAGAAAGCGTCCAGCCAGAGCACGGCATCCCCCAAGACATCTGTGAAGGATTCCACTAACGAACTGATAAATATACAGAGGCTGGTCAGAGGACTGGAAAAACACAGAGAAATGTCTTCTGCCATTGACTCTCAAAAGTGACGAAAACCACCTGTTTAATCAAGGTGTCTTTGACGTCATTATGTCGGATTATATACACAGTTGTGCTGAGAGTTAGATGGGCGGGTGATATGCGCTGAAGAAGTGACCAACAAGGGAGTTCATCAAATGAGATACAATATTGGTGGTATAGATCCCTTGTTTTAACGTCAATGTATAACTGTGTATGTAGAAAATCTAGACCCCTAAAGGAAACATATGATGTTGGGGCGTTTCGGTAGACTATTGATAAGGAAAAAGCTCCATCCCAAAAATGCATTACAATAGATGTCAAAAGGGATGGAAAGTGAGACGCCCGGTTAAACTGATTTCTGAAGCTGTTTTGGAAAAACGTTCGTAACTCATAATATGAACGATTGATCTGATTGAATTATTTATGTTTCCAAGATCCTGTAAGTATCAAATAGTACGCAACTTGTTATTAATTTATTCAAATCTGTACATTGGCGTGTATATACTACTTAGATTTCAACTTGTTGCATTTATAATTTCCCTTTTTACATGGAAATATAGGCTATTGTACATTAACACTATTTAGCGCTTGTTGTTACGAAACCGAATGAGTTTCAAATGTTTGTGATGCATTGCTGTTTAT includes the following:
- the LOC139422921 gene encoding T-box transcription factor TBX2b-like isoform X2, which translates into the protein MRDPVYTGTAMAYHPFHAHRPADFPMSAFLAAAQPSFFHGLTLSHGALSKPLTDHALSGAAEAGLHAALGHHHQAAHLRSLKSLEPEEEVEDDPKVTLEAKDLWDQFHKIGTEMVITKSGRRMFPPFKVRVNGVDKKAKYILLMDIVSADDCRYKFHNSRWMVAGKADPEMPKRMYIHPDSPATGEQWMAKPVAFNKLKLTNNISDKHGFTILNSMHKYQPRFHIVRANDILKLPYSTFRTYVFPETDFIGVTAYQNDKITQLKIDHNPFAKGFRDTGNGRREKRKQLTLPSLRMYENRELKGDRDCADSDDSSCEQTTGRDSVHSTLGPVTSPLRFNRTSRDDKNCTDSDQELDPQEERSIAASSPRPEPTSPFSPKGDDSVRDRPLLEKKSDYLDSRKESDSVFSIRNLEKDKLDHKHRKETEPTKNDTESGGISGVNNGFSPLMVQTESPSHFSASHLQSLALSGLHSQQFFNPLNMGQMLFHPGQFSMAPGAFSNMGMGHLLATMSGANGLENGGLSSQSAGPSPFPFHLSQHMLASQGISIPPFGGLFPYPYNYMAAAAAASALPNCTAASTLGRNHFLTTSRQRLRFNPYQMPTSVPPSTNLLTTGLPGSLNAASDLSKSGSRETSPVSEHHSQKASSQSTASPKTSVKDSTNELINIQRLVRGLEKHREMSSAIDSQK
- the LOC139422921 gene encoding T-box transcription factor TBX2b-like isoform X1 encodes the protein MRDPVYTGTAMAYHPFHAHRPADFPMSAFLAAAQPSFFHGLTLSHGALSKPLTDHALSGAAEAGLHAALGHHHQAAHLRSLKSLEPEEEVEDDPKVTLEAKDLWDQFHKIGTEMVITKSGRRMFPPFKVRVNGVDKKAKYILLMDIVSADDCRYKFHNSRWMVAGKADPEMPKRMYIHPDSPATGEQWMAKPVAFNKLKLTNNISDKHGFTILNSMHKYQPRFHIVRANDILKLPYSTFRTYVFPETDFIGVTAYQNDKITQLKIDHNPFAKGFRDTGNGRREKSSVCRKQLTLPSLRMYENRELKGDRDCADSDDSSCEQTTGRDSVHSTLGPVTSPLRFNRTSRDDKNCTDSDQELDPQEERSIAASSPRPEPTSPFSPKGDDSVRDRPLLEKKSDYLDSRKESDSVFSIRNLEKDKLDHKHRKETEPTKNDTESGGISGVNNGFSPLMVQTESPSHFSASHLQSLALSGLHSQQFFNPLNMGQMLFHPGQFSMAPGAFSNMGMGHLLATMSGANGLENGGLSSQSAGPSPFPFHLSQHMLASQGISIPPFGGLFPYPYNYMAAAAAASALPNCTAASTLGRNHFLTTSRQRLRFNPYQMPTSVPPSTNLLTTGLPGSLNAASDLSKSGSRETSPVSEHHSQKASSQSTASPKTSVKDSTNELINIQRLVRGLEKHREMSSAIDSQK